The DNA sequence CGGGTGCCACTACCGGTTCGGCACCAGCGTCCTCGCTAGCAGCAGCATCAGGTGCGCCCCCCGCATCGGATGCTTCAGACGAATTAGCTGCCGAAGCCTCAAGCTTCTCGAGCTGGTCGAGTTGGAGGGCAAGTTGCTGGATTTGGTCTTTGTAGCGAGCGGGCGCGAGAGCTTGGGCGCGATCGGCAAGTTCTTTTGCCTCCTGAATGCGTCCCTGACGACCCAAGACCAACGCTTTTCCGAGCACCGGGCGAAAGTCCGCCGGATTTTCAGCAGCTATTTCGTCGAAGATGGCGATCGCGGCAGTACTGCGCCCGATCTGAACGTAGATCTGCCCGAGATGCAACTGCAAGGGAACGCGTTCGACATCGCTGTTGGGTGCCTCAGCCAGTGCGAGGGCGGCTTGGACTTCGCCGATCGCTGCTTCCGGACGGTCCTGCTGCAGCAACAAACCCGTCAGACCCTGCAAGGCTGGCAAATAGCCGGGGTTTTCTTCTAGAACGCGGCGAAAATCGCGGACGGCACCCTCAAGATCGCCCGTTTGCTCTCGGACTTGCCCGAGGAGGATGCGATAGTCCGGCTCGTCCGATTTATGCTCGGCCAGTTTTTCCAGCCAGCCAGTAGCTGCTTCGAAATCGCCCTGTTCGAGGCGGATTCTGACCAACGCGTCCAACGCCGTTTCGTTATCCGGCTCGCGTTCGAGGACTTTCTCGTAGCCGCGTGCCTCCAAGTCGCGCTCTCGATCGGCTGCCGACACGGAGGTCAATGGCGCGCCTGACTGCTGCGAGCCGGCAGCGCCACCGCTGAATAAATCCACGATCGACAAACCTGCTGGCAGCAGCGAAACGCCGACAAAGGCCGCGATCACGACCGCGATCGCTGCGTAGATCCAGAAAGGGCGCTTTTGAGAGGGGGAAG is a window from the Rubidibacter lacunae KORDI 51-2 genome containing:
- a CDS encoding tetratricopeptide repeat protein, yielding MPSPSQKRPFWIYAAIAVVIAAFVGVSLLPAGLSIVDLFSGGAAGSQQSGAPLTSVSAADRERDLEARGYEKVLEREPDNETALDALVRIRLEQGDFEAATGWLEKLAEHKSDEPDYRILLGQVREQTGDLEGAVRDFRRVLEENPGYLPALQGLTGLLLQQDRPEAAIGEVQAALALAEAPNSDVERVPLQLHLGQIYVQIGRSTAAIAIFDEIAAENPADFRPVLGKALVLGRQGRIQEAKELADRAQALAPARYKDQIQQLALQLDQLEKLEASAANSSEASDAGGAPDAAASEDAGAEPVVAPDTPQLEKLDSAAPEASESSDAADSPEVAASEDAGTEPVVAPDTPETDSSAPIAEPVE